A section of the Phacochoerus africanus isolate WHEZ1 chromosome 4, ROS_Pafr_v1, whole genome shotgun sequence genome encodes:
- the LOC125123975 gene encoding olfactory receptor 10Q1 produces the protein MVAGSPVLNQSGPPEFVFRVFTTVPEFQALLFLLFLLLYLMILCGNTAIVWVVCTHSSLRTPMYFFLSNLSFLEICYTTVVVPLMLSNIWGAQKPIPLAGCGAQMFFFVTLGSTDCFLLAVMAYDRYVAICHPLHYTLIMTQKLCIQMVTGALGLAVFLSLQLTSLIFTLPFCGHLQEINHFLCDVPPVLRLACADIRIHQAVLYVVGILVLTVPFLLICVSYVFIASAILRIRSGEGRRRAFSTCSSHLTVVLLQYGCCSLVYLRPRSSTSEDEDRQIALVYTFVTPLLNPLIYTLRNKDVKGALRHAIISKAASDTN, from the coding sequence ATGGTGGCTGGGAGCCCTGTGCTCAACCAGTCGGGTCCCCCCGAGTTTGTGTTCCGCGTCTTCACCACTGTCCCAGAATTCCAGgcgctcctcttcctcctcttccttctcctctactTGATGATCCTTTGTGGAAACACAGCCATCGTCTGGGTGGTGTGCACCCACAGCTCCCTCCGCACCCCGATGTATTTCTTCCTGTCCAATCTGTCTTTCCTGGAAATCTGCTACACCACTGTTGTGGTGCCTTTGATGCTTTCCAATATTTGGGGGGCCCAGAAGCCCATACCATTGGCTGGCTGTGGGGCccaaatgttcttttttgtcACCCTTGGCAGCACTGACTGTTTTCTCTTGGCAGTCATGGCTtatgatcgctatgtggccatctgccacccaCTGCACTACACTCTTATCATGACCCAGAAGCTGTGCATTCAAATGGTGACAGGTGCCCTTGGCCTGGCCGTCTTCTTGTCCCTGCAGCTCACCTCCTTAATCTTCACCCTGCCCTTCTGCGGGCACCTCCAGGAAATCAACCACTTCCTCTGTGACGTGCCTCCGGTCCTGAGGCTGGCCTGTGCTGATATCCGCATACACCAGGCCGTCCTGTATGTCGTGGGCATCCTCGTGCTGACCGTCCCCTTCTTGCTCATCTGTGTCTCCTATGTATTCATCGCCTCCGCCATCCTGCGCATCCGTTCTGGGGAGGGCCGCCGCCgggccttctccacctgctcctctCACCTCACCGTGGTCCTGCTGCAGTATGGCTGTTGCAGCCTGGTCTACCTGCGTCCAAGGTCCAGCACCTCAGAGGATGAAGACCGCCAAATCGCCCTGGTCTATACCTTTGTCACCCCCTTACTCAACCCCCTGATTTACACTTTGCGCAACAAGGATGTCAAAGGCGCTCTGAGGCATGCCATCATCAGTAAAGCAGCCTCTGACACTAATTGA